A genomic stretch from Rubripirellula reticaptiva includes:
- a CDS encoding LamG-like jellyroll fold domain-containing protein yields MMPIDDELIDRFIDGEASDDEAAEIVRWLEETENLQRFARRAELHSDLRSSLLRKNIQAEAIGACEEVKAEPARTLPDPSVGRLGRPVQFAVGFAVAALVTAACLIIAFWIPTDEQEPVALNGNLATVVSQIDAVLTSGRSNWNKPDLVAGEYQLKQGLLHLRFDGGVMVYVEAPAQFHVSSGKRLVLHRGRLSANVPPAGVGFAVDTPEAEVIDFGTEFSVDVESGTSEVHVFNGLVRVQPRPAQDGVATEAVDLRTSQAVKIEASTQTSSKIELATERFIRSFDEPKRMYLRSLKQLSPVAYYRMGIRDYGLVSHPSQYSGEVLIDRDSVAGGSRPPHAPGVFAGGSLRVGTGSTGRGGRVTTLPPLESGQFTLAVFVYLETETPNGIVTTNIRNEKGSFALSLDERGALRAIVRDRDRELQSVISNASLPLSTWRHIVVTADGDHLRFYEDGQLVSSVSCKPIARAANETLWFGTDAGGRGQWNGRIDELALFDKALSESEIAELYQAAVDEIARAK; encoded by the coding sequence TTGATTGATCGCTTCATCGATGGTGAGGCATCGGATGATGAAGCTGCCGAGATTGTACGGTGGCTCGAAGAGACGGAGAATCTGCAGCGATTCGCCCGCCGTGCCGAATTACATTCTGACCTGCGAAGTTCTCTGCTGCGCAAAAACATTCAAGCCGAAGCGATCGGTGCATGCGAGGAAGTCAAAGCCGAACCTGCACGCACCTTGCCCGACCCGTCGGTCGGCCGGCTAGGGCGTCCTGTGCAATTCGCAGTTGGGTTCGCCGTGGCCGCGCTAGTGACGGCTGCATGTCTGATAATTGCGTTTTGGATTCCAACCGATGAACAGGAACCTGTTGCATTGAACGGGAACCTTGCAACCGTCGTCAGCCAGATTGATGCAGTGCTAACATCCGGCCGGTCAAACTGGAACAAACCAGATTTGGTGGCTGGCGAGTATCAACTCAAGCAAGGTTTGCTGCATCTGCGATTCGATGGCGGAGTGATGGTTTATGTCGAGGCTCCTGCGCAATTTCATGTGTCCAGCGGCAAACGCTTGGTCCTGCACCGCGGTCGACTGTCAGCCAATGTGCCGCCCGCGGGCGTCGGGTTTGCGGTGGATACACCCGAAGCGGAAGTGATTGACTTTGGAACTGAGTTTTCCGTCGACGTCGAATCAGGCACAAGTGAAGTGCATGTATTCAATGGTCTTGTTCGTGTTCAGCCGCGGCCTGCACAAGATGGTGTCGCCACAGAAGCGGTTGACCTGCGAACGTCTCAAGCCGTCAAGATCGAAGCCTCAACGCAAACGTCGTCGAAAATTGAGCTTGCCACGGAACGTTTCATCCGCAGTTTTGATGAGCCGAAACGGATGTACCTGCGTTCGCTAAAGCAGTTATCACCGGTTGCTTATTACCGAATGGGAATCCGCGACTATGGACTGGTTTCTCATCCGTCTCAGTATTCAGGTGAGGTATTGATTGATCGTGATTCGGTCGCTGGCGGCAGTCGCCCGCCTCATGCACCTGGCGTGTTTGCGGGAGGTTCGTTGCGTGTAGGAACGGGCTCGACGGGCCGTGGCGGGCGAGTCACGACTTTGCCGCCGTTGGAATCCGGGCAATTCACGCTCGCTGTCTTTGTGTATCTCGAAACCGAAACCCCCAACGGTATCGTGACGACAAACATTCGTAACGAGAAAGGCAGCTTCGCATTGTCACTCGATGAACGGGGGGCGCTCCGAGCAATAGTTCGAGATCGCGATCGAGAATTGCAATCAGTTATCAGTAACGCATCGCTACCACTATCAACGTGGCGTCACATCGTCGTCACCGCCGACGGCGACCATCTGCGATTTTACGAGGACGGCCAACTTGTGTCGTCAGTATCATGCAAGCCGATTGCACGTGCCGCCAATGAAACTCTTTGGTTTGGCACAGACGCTGGCGGGCGAGGGCAATGGAATGGCCGCATCGATGAATTGGCATTGTTCGACAAAGCACTTAGCGAATCGGAGATCGCGGAGCTTTATCAGGCGGCTGTGGATGAGATAGCAAGAGCAAAATAG